From a single Solenopsis invicta isolate M01_SB chromosome 4, UNIL_Sinv_3.0, whole genome shotgun sequence genomic region:
- the LOC105203409 gene encoding mitochondrial ribosome-associated GTPase 2 isoform X2 — MHRLRHLRSIIACGVIQRQGDTVLDRIRCKILNEHTVRALSATTCVCAEEPTAKPLRNIKPKSKNNTLQYFVDIKSVRTIGGNGGDGQISFLRLWVNDRAGPDGGDGGHGGHVIFEAKMDVKDLRHINSMIKAENGEKGYNKDCFGKNAEHNVVKVPIGTIVRDVDGKILADLDKEGMMFIAARGGAGGHGNAFFKSDTQQTPEICEYGAVGENLQYVLEVRSMAHIGLIGLPNAGKSTLLRAISRARPKIAAYPFTTLKPHIGMIQYDDYEQVAVADMPGLIEDSHKNRGLGITFLKHAERCAALIFILDVTQNEPWEALEILKYEINQFNKNLNDRPHIIVANKIDLPDAEVNLQLLRDHVDLPIIPISAKIGTNVSTLLKEIRILYDNLKTDTTEDDTKFSI, encoded by the exons atgcATCGTCTTCGTCACTTGAGAAGTATTATCGCATGCGGTGTAATTCAAAGACAAGGCGACACTGTATTAGATAGAATAAggtgcaaaattttaaatgagCACACAGTTAGAGCGTTGTCTGCAACTACATGTGTTTGTGCGGAGGAGCCTACTGCTAAACCTTTACGTAATATAAAACCGAAATCGAAAAACAACACTTTGCAATATTTTGTGGATATAAAATCG GTGAGGACGATCGGAGGAAACGGTGGTGATGGGCAGATATCATTTCTACGATTATGGGTGAATGATCGAGCCGGTCCCGATGGTGGTGACGGTGGTCACGGTGGTCATGTAATATTTGAA GCGAAAATGGACGTGAAAGATCTTAGGCACATTAATTCCATGATCAAAGCTGAAAATGGAGAAAAAGGGTATAACAAGGATTGTTTTGGTAAAAACGCAGAACATAATGTGGTGAAGGTGCCTATCGGCACGATCGTGCGCGATGTAGACGGTAAAATATTAGCTGACTTAGACAAAGAAGGAATGATGTTTATCGCCGCGAGAGGTGGTGCTGGTGGGCATGGAAATGCCTTTTTCAAGTCAGACACTCAACAGACGCCTGAGATATGCGAATACGGCGCGGTCGGCGAAAACTTGCAATATGTGTTGGAAGTGAGAAGCATGGCTCATATCGGATTA ATTGGTTTGCCGAATGCTGGTAAAAGTACACTTTTAAGAGCGATATCCAGGGCTAGGCCGAAAATAGCGGCATATCCTTTTACTACTTTAAAGCCTCATATCGGCATGATTCAATATGATGATTATGAACAAGTAGCAG TGGCTGATATGCCTGGTCTCATAGAAGACTCGCATAAAAACCGAGGGCTCGGCATAACTTTCCTTAAACATGCGGAACGTTGCGCCgccttaatatttattttagacgTAACGCAAAATGAGCCGTGGGAAGCTTTGGAAATTTTGAAATACGAAATTAAccagtttaataaaaatctgaACGACAGGCCTCATATTATTGTAGCAAATAAAATCGATCTACCAGACGCCGAG GTTAATTTACAGTTACTCAGAGACCATGTAGATTTACCAATAATTCCCATCTCCGCTAAAATAGGAACCAATGTTTCCACTTTATTAAAGGAGATTAGGATATTGTATGATAATCTTAAAACTGACACAACAGAAGATGATACCAAATTTTCGATATAA
- the LOC105203409 gene encoding mitochondrial ribosome-associated GTPase 2 isoform X1 — protein sequence MMHRLRHLRSIIACGVIQRQGDTVLDRIRCKILNEHTVRALSATTCVCAEEPTAKPLRNIKPKSKNNTLQYFVDIKSVRTIGGNGGDGQISFLRLWVNDRAGPDGGDGGHGGHVIFEAKMDVKDLRHINSMIKAENGEKGYNKDCFGKNAEHNVVKVPIGTIVRDVDGKILADLDKEGMMFIAARGGAGGHGNAFFKSDTQQTPEICEYGAVGENLQYVLEVRSMAHIGLIGLPNAGKSTLLRAISRARPKIAAYPFTTLKPHIGMIQYDDYEQVAVADMPGLIEDSHKNRGLGITFLKHAERCAALIFILDVTQNEPWEALEILKYEINQFNKNLNDRPHIIVANKIDLPDAEVNLQLLRDHVDLPIIPISAKIGTNVSTLLKEIRILYDNLKTDTTEDDTKFSI from the exons atg atgcATCGTCTTCGTCACTTGAGAAGTATTATCGCATGCGGTGTAATTCAAAGACAAGGCGACACTGTATTAGATAGAATAAggtgcaaaattttaaatgagCACACAGTTAGAGCGTTGTCTGCAACTACATGTGTTTGTGCGGAGGAGCCTACTGCTAAACCTTTACGTAATATAAAACCGAAATCGAAAAACAACACTTTGCAATATTTTGTGGATATAAAATCG GTGAGGACGATCGGAGGAAACGGTGGTGATGGGCAGATATCATTTCTACGATTATGGGTGAATGATCGAGCCGGTCCCGATGGTGGTGACGGTGGTCACGGTGGTCATGTAATATTTGAA GCGAAAATGGACGTGAAAGATCTTAGGCACATTAATTCCATGATCAAAGCTGAAAATGGAGAAAAAGGGTATAACAAGGATTGTTTTGGTAAAAACGCAGAACATAATGTGGTGAAGGTGCCTATCGGCACGATCGTGCGCGATGTAGACGGTAAAATATTAGCTGACTTAGACAAAGAAGGAATGATGTTTATCGCCGCGAGAGGTGGTGCTGGTGGGCATGGAAATGCCTTTTTCAAGTCAGACACTCAACAGACGCCTGAGATATGCGAATACGGCGCGGTCGGCGAAAACTTGCAATATGTGTTGGAAGTGAGAAGCATGGCTCATATCGGATTA ATTGGTTTGCCGAATGCTGGTAAAAGTACACTTTTAAGAGCGATATCCAGGGCTAGGCCGAAAATAGCGGCATATCCTTTTACTACTTTAAAGCCTCATATCGGCATGATTCAATATGATGATTATGAACAAGTAGCAG TGGCTGATATGCCTGGTCTCATAGAAGACTCGCATAAAAACCGAGGGCTCGGCATAACTTTCCTTAAACATGCGGAACGTTGCGCCgccttaatatttattttagacgTAACGCAAAATGAGCCGTGGGAAGCTTTGGAAATTTTGAAATACGAAATTAAccagtttaataaaaatctgaACGACAGGCCTCATATTATTGTAGCAAATAAAATCGATCTACCAGACGCCGAG GTTAATTTACAGTTACTCAGAGACCATGTAGATTTACCAATAATTCCCATCTCCGCTAAAATAGGAACCAATGTTTCCACTTTATTAAAGGAGATTAGGATATTGTATGATAATCTTAAAACTGACACAACAGAAGATGATACCAAATTTTCGATATAA